In one Arthrobacter jinronghuae genomic region, the following are encoded:
- a CDS encoding AMP-dependent synthetase/ligase, whose amino-acid sequence MREFSVPVLAESPPQTNITNMLLDQAAKPSNPALFAVRNGQGEWQRISATEFTKDVRALAKGFMASGIKAGDRVAIMSRTRYEWTLVDFALWFAGAVSVPVYETSSPSQVAWILSDSGAVGIVVEAARHENIVRTAAADEDLSMVANVWQIEGGGLDTLRADGASVSDEDLEKRRSTAQMADLATIIYTSGTTGKPKGCELTHANFVDVSRNSELAEPEVATEGSQTIMFLPLAHVLARFISVLCVATGATVAHTPDVKNLLPDLQSFKPSFILVVPRVLEKVFNASMLKAEDGGKGKIFHAGVATAVAWSKAKQEGKVPLSLTLKHALFDRLLYGKIREAMGGNVKYAVSGGAPLGERLGHFFHGIGLLVLEGYGLTETTAPLTTNTPQLVKLGTVGAPLPGNSVKIADDGEILAKGISVMKGYYNRPELMGETFTDGWFHTGDIGELDSDGFLKITGRKKEIIITAGGKNVVPSQLEDSIRADSIVSQCVVVGDAKPFISALITIDEEALPGWLGRHKLPDTMTVTEVAKTDELQKELQALVDRANKKVSSAEAIKEFRVVPTDFTETSGHLTPSLKIKRAQVMRDFSDVIDDIYSGQRV is encoded by the coding sequence GTGCGAGAATTCAGCGTTCCCGTCCTAGCGGAGTCCCCGCCGCAGACGAACATCACCAACATGCTGCTCGACCAGGCAGCCAAGCCAAGCAACCCCGCTCTCTTTGCCGTCCGGAACGGCCAGGGCGAATGGCAGCGGATCAGTGCCACCGAGTTCACCAAGGACGTCCGGGCGCTGGCAAAGGGCTTCATGGCCAGTGGTATCAAGGCAGGCGACCGCGTGGCTATCATGTCCCGGACCCGCTACGAATGGACCCTGGTGGACTTTGCGCTCTGGTTCGCAGGGGCGGTATCGGTTCCCGTCTATGAGACCTCCTCCCCTTCGCAGGTCGCCTGGATCCTGAGCGATTCCGGGGCCGTCGGCATTGTGGTTGAGGCTGCCAGGCACGAGAACATTGTCCGCACGGCCGCCGCCGACGAAGACCTTTCCATGGTCGCCAACGTGTGGCAGATCGAAGGCGGAGGACTCGACACACTGCGCGCCGACGGCGCTTCGGTGAGTGATGAGGATCTCGAGAAACGTCGCTCCACCGCCCAGATGGCTGACCTTGCGACCATCATTTATACGTCCGGCACCACGGGCAAGCCGAAGGGCTGCGAACTCACGCACGCCAACTTCGTCGATGTGTCCCGGAACTCCGAGCTGGCAGAGCCCGAAGTTGCCACCGAAGGCTCGCAGACGATCATGTTCCTGCCCCTGGCACACGTCCTCGCCCGCTTCATTTCCGTGCTGTGCGTGGCCACCGGCGCAACCGTGGCACACACGCCCGACGTCAAGAACCTGCTGCCTGACCTGCAGAGCTTCAAGCCCAGCTTCATCCTGGTGGTTCCCCGCGTCCTCGAGAAGGTCTTCAATGCCTCCATGCTGAAGGCCGAAGACGGCGGCAAGGGCAAGATCTTCCACGCCGGCGTCGCGACCGCCGTCGCCTGGTCGAAGGCGAAGCAGGAAGGCAAGGTCCCACTGAGCCTCACCCTGAAGCACGCCCTCTTCGACCGCCTGCTGTACGGCAAGATCCGCGAGGCCATGGGCGGCAACGTGAAGTACGCCGTCTCCGGCGGTGCACCCCTGGGCGAACGGCTGGGGCATTTCTTCCACGGCATCGGACTGCTGGTACTGGAGGGCTACGGTTTGACCGAAACCACGGCTCCGCTCACCACCAACACCCCGCAGCTCGTCAAGCTGGGAACGGTAGGCGCACCCCTTCCCGGGAACAGCGTGAAGATCGCCGACGACGGCGAGATCCTGGCCAAGGGCATCAGCGTGATGAAGGGCTACTACAACCGCCCGGAACTGATGGGTGAAACGTTTACTGACGGCTGGTTCCATACCGGTGACATCGGCGAACTGGACTCGGACGGCTTCCTGAAGATCACCGGCCGAAAGAAGGAAATCATCATCACCGCCGGCGGCAAGAACGTGGTTCCCTCCCAGCTGGAGGATTCCATCCGCGCCGATTCCATCGTTTCCCAGTGCGTGGTGGTCGGGGATGCGAAGCCGTTCATTTCGGCCCTCATCACCATCGACGAAGAAGCCCTTCCCGGCTGGCTCGGGCGGCACAAACTGCCGGACACCATGACGGTGACCGAAGTGGCCAAGACCGACGAGCTGCAGAAGGAACTCCAGGCCCTGGTGGACCGTGCCAACAAGAAGGTTTCCTCTGCCGAGGCGATCAAGGAGTTCCGTGTGGTCCCGACCGACTTCACCGAGACCAGCGGACACCTGACCCCGTCGTTGAAGATCAAGCGCGCCCAGGTGATGCGGGACTTCTCCGACGTCATTGACGATATCTACAGCGGGCAGCGGGTCTGA
- a CDS encoding mycothione reductase: protein MTHFDLAIIGSGSGNSIITPDWDGKKVAIIDGGTFGGTCLNVGCIPTKMFVYPAQLAAAAVDGARLGVDTVSAGVRWRDIRDRIFTRIDAISDGGRRYRDEELDNVTLFSEYVRFVSPHALVTASGQEITADEIVVAAGSRPVLPDVPGMDLPQVHTSDTVMRIDELPARVLIIGGGYIAAEFGFVFSAFGSDVTMAVRSGALLRSLDETVSERFTAEASKQWNVQLETTVDSLVENADGSVHAVLSGPAAESALDVDLVLAATGRTPNTDRLDIGAAGFDLTSDGRLAVDSYGRVLASGAPAKGIWALGDISSPYQLKHVANHEARVVAHNLVHPGDLRAMDHRFVPAAVFSSPQIASVGMTEDQAIADTEARGVELALAVQEYGSTAYGWAMEDSTGFVKLLAERESGRLLGAHIMGHEASMLIQPLVQAMEFGLDAATMARGQYWIHPALTEVVENALLSLNTKEKPGRNRL, encoded by the coding sequence GTGACTCACTTCGATCTGGCCATCATTGGTTCCGGCTCCGGCAACTCGATCATCACCCCGGACTGGGACGGTAAGAAGGTAGCGATCATCGACGGAGGCACGTTCGGAGGAACGTGCCTCAACGTCGGGTGCATCCCCACCAAGATGTTCGTGTATCCCGCCCAGCTGGCGGCCGCCGCAGTGGACGGTGCGCGGCTCGGCGTGGACACGGTGTCCGCAGGCGTCCGGTGGCGGGATATCCGGGACCGGATCTTCACCCGCATCGATGCGATTTCCGACGGCGGCCGCCGTTACCGGGACGAGGAGCTGGACAACGTCACGCTTTTCAGCGAATACGTCCGCTTCGTCTCGCCGCACGCACTCGTCACGGCGTCGGGGCAGGAGATCACCGCTGATGAAATCGTGGTGGCCGCAGGATCCCGTCCGGTCCTGCCGGATGTGCCGGGGATGGACCTTCCCCAGGTGCATACCTCCGACACCGTGATGCGTATCGATGAGCTGCCGGCCCGGGTCCTGATCATCGGCGGCGGGTATATCGCCGCGGAGTTCGGCTTCGTTTTCTCCGCTTTCGGGTCCGACGTCACCATGGCCGTGCGGTCGGGGGCGCTGCTTCGGTCCCTGGACGAAACCGTGTCCGAGCGCTTCACCGCAGAAGCCTCCAAGCAGTGGAACGTGCAGTTAGAAACGACGGTGGACTCACTCGTCGAAAACGCCGACGGTTCCGTGCATGCGGTGCTCTCCGGTCCCGCCGCAGAGTCGGCCCTGGATGTGGACCTGGTGCTCGCAGCAACCGGCCGGACCCCCAACACAGACCGGCTGGACATCGGTGCTGCCGGTTTTGACCTCACCTCGGATGGCCGCCTGGCCGTGGACAGCTACGGCCGGGTGCTGGCCTCCGGCGCTCCGGCGAAGGGGATCTGGGCGCTGGGTGACATCAGCAGCCCCTACCAGCTCAAGCACGTGGCCAACCACGAAGCGCGCGTGGTGGCGCACAACCTGGTGCACCCCGGGGACCTGCGTGCCATGGACCACCGCTTCGTGCCGGCAGCGGTTTTCAGCAGTCCGCAGATTGCCAGCGTCGGGATGACCGAGGACCAGGCCATCGCCGATACGGAGGCCCGCGGCGTCGAACTGGCCCTGGCCGTGCAGGAATACGGGTCGACGGCGTACGGCTGGGCGATGGAGGATTCCACCGGGTTCGTGAAACTGCTGGCGGAGCGGGAAAGCGGCCGGCTGCTCGGCGCCCACATCATGGGACATGAGGCGTCCATGCTGATCCAGCCCCTGGTGCAGGCGATGGAGTTCGGCTTGGATGCCGCCACCATGGCCCGTGGGCAGTACTGGATCCACCCGGCACTGACAGAGGTGGTCGAAAACGCACTGCTTTCGCTGAATACAAAGGAAAAGCCGGGCAGGAACCGCCTCTAG
- a CDS encoding pyruvate carboxylase, translated as MFSKILVANRGEIAIRAFRAAYELGAKTVAVFPHEDRNSIHRQKADEAYLIGEEGHPVRAYLDVDEIIRVAKESGCDAIYPGYGFLSENANLARAAADAGITFVGPAADILELAGHKVHALNAARKAGIPVLRSTEPSDDVEKLLSEAEDIGFPIFVKAVAGGGGRGMRRVDTADKLPEALQAAMREAETAFGDATVFLEQAVLRPRHIEVQILADADGNIVHLFERDCSLQRRHQKVVEIAPAPNLDENIRQALYRDAVKFAKALNYVNAGTVEFLVDTVGERAGQHVFIEMNPRVQVEHTVTEEITDVDIVQSQLRIAAGETLADLGLQQDELQIRGAALQCRITTEDPANGFRPDVGRITAYRSAGGAGVRLDGGTVYAGAEISPHFDSLLVKLTCRGRTYPIAVNRARRALAEFRIRGVATNISFLQAVLDDPDFVAGDVATSFIEERPELLNARGSADRGTKLLNWLADVTVNKPYGDPVAHIDPAEKLPADLPAAVPGSRQRLLELGPEGFAADLRQRTELAVTDTTFRDAHQSLLATRVRTRDLTAAAPAVAALTPELLSVEAWGGATYDVALRFLGEDPWERLAALRHQLPNICIQMLLRGRNTVGYTPYPTEVTEAFVEEAAATGVDIFRIFDALNDVSQMEPAIRAVRKTGTAVAEVALCYTGDMLSPNEDLYTLDYYLDLAQKMVDAGAHILAIKDMAGLLRPAAAAKLVAALRERFDLPVHLHTHDTAGGQLATLLAAAEVGVDAVDVASAPLAGTTSQPSMSSLVAALTNTERDTGISLDAVGALEPYWEAVRRVYAPFESGLAGPTGRVYRHEIPGGQLSNLRQQAIALGLGERFEAIEDMYTAADRILGRLVKVTPSSKVVGDLALQLVGSNVSPEDFEENPQNYDIPDSVIGFLSGELGDPPGGWPEPFRTKALQGRKVKARDVELSEVDKAGLHADSATRQETLNRLLFAGPAKEFATVRETYGDVSVLETRDYLYGLRRGEEHVIELEKGVRLIAALDAVSEPDEKGMRTVMTTLNGQMRPVSVRDRSIESTTKSAERADPTEAGHVAAPFAGAVTVTAKEGAEVAAGETVATIEAMKMEASITAPVAGTVERVAISRVEQVQGGDLLLVIAPK; from the coding sequence AAACGCGAACCTCGCGCGGGCTGCGGCCGACGCCGGCATTACCTTTGTGGGTCCCGCGGCGGACATCCTCGAACTGGCCGGCCACAAGGTCCATGCCCTGAACGCGGCGCGGAAGGCAGGCATCCCGGTACTGCGCTCCACCGAGCCGAGCGACGACGTCGAGAAGCTGCTCAGCGAGGCGGAGGACATCGGGTTCCCCATCTTCGTCAAGGCCGTTGCGGGCGGCGGCGGCCGCGGCATGCGCCGGGTGGACACCGCGGACAAGCTGCCCGAGGCGCTGCAGGCGGCCATGCGGGAGGCTGAAACAGCCTTCGGCGATGCCACCGTGTTCCTGGAGCAGGCAGTCCTGCGTCCCCGGCACATTGAAGTACAGATCCTTGCCGATGCGGACGGCAACATCGTGCACCTGTTCGAACGTGACTGCTCCCTGCAGCGCCGCCACCAAAAGGTGGTGGAGATAGCGCCGGCGCCCAATCTGGATGAGAACATCCGCCAGGCCCTGTACCGGGACGCGGTGAAGTTCGCCAAGGCCCTGAACTACGTCAACGCGGGAACCGTGGAGTTCCTCGTGGACACCGTCGGCGAACGCGCCGGCCAGCACGTGTTCATCGAAATGAACCCCCGCGTCCAGGTGGAACACACGGTCACCGAGGAAATCACCGACGTCGACATTGTCCAGTCCCAGCTGCGGATCGCGGCCGGTGAGACGCTGGCCGATCTGGGCCTGCAGCAGGACGAACTGCAGATCCGCGGTGCCGCCCTCCAGTGCCGCATCACCACCGAGGATCCGGCCAACGGGTTCCGGCCCGACGTCGGCCGGATCACCGCCTACCGTTCCGCCGGCGGCGCCGGGGTCCGGCTCGACGGCGGCACCGTCTACGCGGGCGCTGAAATCAGCCCGCACTTCGATTCGCTGCTGGTCAAGCTGACCTGCCGGGGACGGACCTACCCCATAGCGGTCAACCGGGCCCGCCGGGCGCTGGCCGAGTTCCGGATCCGCGGCGTCGCCACCAACATCTCCTTCCTGCAGGCGGTCCTGGATGATCCGGACTTCGTTGCCGGCGACGTAGCCACTTCGTTTATCGAGGAACGCCCCGAACTGCTCAACGCCCGCGGCTCGGCGGATCGAGGTACGAAGCTGCTCAACTGGCTCGCCGATGTCACCGTTAATAAGCCCTACGGCGATCCCGTTGCGCACATCGACCCGGCGGAGAAGCTGCCCGCCGATCTGCCGGCTGCCGTGCCGGGGTCCCGGCAGCGGTTGCTCGAACTCGGCCCCGAGGGTTTCGCGGCGGACCTGCGGCAGCGGACCGAACTGGCCGTCACCGACACCACTTTCCGCGACGCCCACCAGTCGCTGCTGGCCACCCGGGTGCGGACCAGGGACCTGACCGCGGCTGCACCCGCGGTAGCGGCCCTGACTCCCGAGCTGCTGTCCGTGGAGGCCTGGGGCGGTGCCACGTACGACGTCGCCCTGCGGTTCCTGGGCGAGGATCCGTGGGAGCGGCTGGCGGCCCTCCGGCACCAGCTGCCCAACATCTGCATCCAGATGCTGCTGCGCGGACGGAACACGGTGGGCTACACCCCGTATCCCACTGAAGTCACCGAAGCCTTCGTGGAGGAGGCTGCGGCTACCGGCGTCGACATTTTCCGTATCTTCGACGCGTTGAACGATGTCTCGCAGATGGAGCCTGCCATCCGGGCCGTCCGCAAGACCGGCACCGCGGTCGCGGAAGTGGCCCTCTGCTACACCGGCGACATGCTGAGCCCCAACGAGGACCTCTACACGCTGGACTACTACCTGGACCTGGCGCAGAAGATGGTGGACGCAGGCGCCCACATCCTGGCCATCAAGGACATGGCAGGCCTGCTGCGCCCCGCGGCGGCCGCCAAGCTGGTCGCCGCACTGCGGGAGCGTTTCGACCTGCCCGTCCACCTGCACACGCATGACACTGCAGGCGGCCAGCTGGCGACCCTGCTGGCCGCTGCCGAAGTGGGAGTGGACGCCGTGGACGTTGCCAGCGCGCCGCTGGCGGGCACCACCAGCCAGCCGTCCATGTCCTCGTTGGTCGCCGCGCTGACCAACACCGAACGGGACACCGGGATCAGCCTGGACGCTGTGGGTGCGCTGGAACCGTATTGGGAGGCCGTGCGGCGGGTCTACGCGCCGTTCGAATCCGGGTTGGCGGGTCCCACCGGACGCGTGTACCGCCACGAGATTCCGGGCGGCCAGCTTTCCAACCTGCGTCAGCAGGCGATTGCCCTGGGACTGGGGGAGCGGTTCGAAGCCATTGAGGACATGTACACCGCCGCGGACCGGATCCTGGGCCGTCTGGTGAAGGTCACGCCGTCGTCGAAGGTGGTGGGCGATCTGGCCCTCCAGCTGGTCGGCTCCAACGTTTCCCCGGAGGACTTCGAGGAGAACCCGCAGAACTACGACATTCCGGATTCCGTGATCGGCTTCCTCAGCGGTGAACTCGGCGATCCGCCCGGAGGATGGCCGGAGCCCTTCCGGACCAAGGCGCTGCAGGGCCGCAAGGTCAAGGCGCGCGACGTCGAACTGAGCGAAGTGGACAAGGCGGGACTGCACGCCGATTCCGCTACCCGGCAGGAAACCCTGAACCGGCTGCTCTTTGCCGGCCCGGCAAAGGAGTTCGCAACCGTCCGTGAAACCTACGGAGACGTTTCCGTACTGGAAACCCGGGACTACCTGTACGGGCTGCGGCGCGGGGAAGAACACGTCATCGAACTGGAAAAGGGCGTGCGGCTGATCGCAGCGCTGGACGCGGTGTCCGAGCCGGACGAAAAGGGCATGCGTACGGTCATGACCACCCTGAACGGGCAGATGCGTCCGGTCTCGGTCCGGGACCGCAGCATCGAAAGCACCACGAAATCGGCGGAACGGGCAGATCCGACCGAGGCCGGGCACGTTGCGGCTCCGTTTGCGGGTGCAGTTACCGTCACCGCCAAGGAAGGTGCAGAGGTCGCCGCAGGGGAAACCGTCGCCACCATCGAGGCAATGAAGATGGAGGCCTCCATTACGGCCCCGGTTGCCGGAACGGTTGAACGGGTCGCCATCTCCCGGGTGGAGCAGGTCCAGGGCGGGGACCTGCTGCTGGTCATCGCTCCGAAATGA